The genomic DNA TACAGGGGTTTATGGGTTATTAGGTCCAAACGGCGCTGGCAAAACGACATTAATGAAAATACTAGCGGGGTTAATAGATTTTAACGTAGGAAGCGTGTTCGTAGATGATGAGTTAATTAGTACGAGTACAACTGTTAAACGAACAGATTACATTGGGTATTTGCCTCAAGACTTTATGATTTACCCGGAGCTCACGATGTACGATGTATTAGAGCATATCGCTGTGCTACAAGGTGGCAAGTCACCTATCTCCTATCATGACCAAATTAAAGAAGTCCTAGAGCAAGTCAATTTGTTGGACCATGCTTATAAGAAAATGCATGAATTATCTGGGGGGATGCGCAGGCGTGTAGGCATTGCACAGCTTCTGTTGAGGAACCCTTCTGTCCTGATCTTTGATGAACCGACTGCCGGGCTTGATATTGAGGAGCGCGTTCGTTTTCGTAATCTGTTGAAGCAATTAGGGAAGCGTCATACTGTCATTATTTCCTCGCATATTGTTGAAGATATTGAATTTCTTTGCACGAAGATTGGTGTTATCAAAAGTGGTGAGGTGCTATTTGAAGGTGGACCTGATGATCTAAAGAAAAAAGCGGCTCACTGTACCTATGAGATGGACGTTCAACTGACAGAATTAGATGAGATTATTGCGACAAGGGATGTTGTTCAGATGAATGAAGAGTCTTCTCATGTCGTGGTACGTGTACTATCGGAAGAGCCTGTTGGTCAACCTGTTAGTCCACGCTTAATGGATGGATATCTTGCGCTTCTGAAAGAGGCTGCCAATGACTAAACTTATTCACTTATTTACGTTCGATATTAAACTGCTACGTCATTTATATGGCTTTCCGCTCATTGCCTATATCTTGTGCGCTTTACTTATGTTAACTGTTGGAAAAAGTTCTGGTACTCCATTTATGCCCTATATATTTTTAGAAGGCATTGCGATACCGATGGCTGGTTGGCATTTGGTCTTTCTCTATAATAGTTTGTACGAAGAAGGTGCAAATGAGACACTAATCGTTTATTATCGCAATGTAATCATCATTGACATCATGCGCTATATGTTCCTTCATGCAATCTTTATCGGCCTTTTAGTAGGAGTGGCTATATGGATCAACGGGCTAGATTTCTTTACAAATATAATCATTGTGCATTTAGTCCTCTTATTTGTGTTTTACCAACTAATTGGCGTAGCTATTTTAAGTGTGACAAAAAGTTTAGATATTACATTGGCGCTTATTGTGACCTATACATTTATGGAAGTGGCGACACAGGGAACTTTTATGCCATGGCCACACTTGTTTTTATTTCATGAACCTTACGGAGATATGTGGCTAGTATTGACTTATTTATCATTAGGAATAGGTATTTTACTAGCAGTTATTCAATTATGGCGGAAGTTTAAATAGGATTATACATGGTATTAAATCAGTTTGAACAAGAGTGAATGAGGACCGGCCTTTGGAAGGTGGGTCTTTATTCATCTTATAAAATTCCTGTACTTAAAATCAGTTCACTATTATGCCGATGCATAATAGATTTACCTAGTTATTACATATATCCAATGTTCCCTTCATATTGTAGCGGTAGGATTAAGATAAGAGGTAAATGATTTGAAAAGGGGAGATTGGTAGTGAGGATGCTTGAATCGAATGTAGAAACTTCATTTAAACGAAAACGGATAAATTCGCTTATTAGTCGCAACAGCATTATGGAGAAATTTTCATGGATTCATATGAAAAGAGAGCATCTTCCACAAAGAGGCTATTATCCACTTCCTCCAAGGAAGTAATCGTCAGGTCCCTACTTCAGTTGAAGTGGGGGCTATTTTTGATTGCTAAAATAGCGAAACCTTTGTTGTGGTGTATTCGTAGAGGAAGGTAAGAATGGAAGGGCTGAGATGATGTCGGTGCGTGAATTCATAGTCAATGTGTCGCCAACGGAAGCGATGGAGGCCATTGAGACATACGTGGTTGAAGGAAGTGTTAGTGGAACGCTTGTCGATCGATACGCGAGGCAAGTCGGGGAGCATGAGGTTCATGTTCTCATTTTGGAGAAGTATTATATGCGATCCAACAATCGGGCATCACTCACGGTGACGATTGATAATTTTGATGGAAAGACCAAAGTCCATGCGGTGGCATCGGGCGGTTCGGAGGGTGTATTCTTCCGCTTTGATTGGGGAGCGGGCAACAATTTTGCCAACAGTGTGGAGGTAGCCTTGAACCCATATATAGTATGAATGTATAGAGCCTTTCCTTTAGGGGGAAGGCTTCTTTTGGTAGAATGAAAAAATGAGAGGGGGGCTTCCTATGTTTCGAATTCCTGAGTCGATTGCGACACTTGGTAAAGAGCGAATTGCTGGTTTTCCCGTAGAGGGTTTTATTTACGGGGAAGGTCCGCAGCAACCGGAGCTAATGCTCATTGGGGAAGCGCCGGGTGAATTTGAGCTGGTCGATGGCATTCCGTTTATCGGCCGTGCGGGAAAGGAACTGATGAAGTCCCTTGCGACGATCGGGTTGGCGCGTGAAGACGTCTATATTACAAGTGCAGTACGCAGTAGGCCATATCGATGGGGAACAAAAAAAGAGCGCGATGGCACGACAACGGAGCGAAAATACAATCGTCCACCGACGCGAAAAGAAATCTTGGCACATGCGCCTGTGTTGGATTATGAACTGGTGAACATCAAGCCGAAACTGATTGTCACGCTTGGCAATGTAGGCTTGCAGCGCTTGCTTGGAAATGAGGCCAAAGTGACGGAGCTTCATGGACAACTGTTAGAGCGTCCT from Sporosarcina sp. FSL K6-1522 includes the following:
- a CDS encoding DUF6054 family protein encodes the protein MSVREFIVNVSPTEAMEAIETYVVEGSVSGTLVDRYARQVGEHEVHVLILEKYYMRSNNRASLTVTIDNFDGKTKVHAVASGGSEGVFFRFDWGAGNNFANSVEVALNPYIV
- a CDS encoding ATP-binding cassette domain-containing protein: MEIRVQGLTKIIKKQRILSNFSLSFTGVYGLLGPNGAGKTTLMKILAGLIDFNVGSVFVDDELISTSTTVKRTDYIGYLPQDFMIYPELTMYDVLEHIAVLQGGKSPISYHDQIKEVLEQVNLLDHAYKKMHELSGGMRRRVGIAQLLLRNPSVLIFDEPTAGLDIEERVRFRNLLKQLGKRHTVIISSHIVEDIEFLCTKIGVIKSGEVLFEGGPDDLKKKAAHCTYEMDVQLTELDEIIATRDVVQMNEESSHVVVRVLSEEPVGQPVSPRLMDGYLALLKEAAND
- a CDS encoding uracil-DNA glycosylase; the encoded protein is MFRIPESIATLGKERIAGFPVEGFIYGEGPQQPELMLIGEAPGEFELVDGIPFIGRAGKELMKSLATIGLAREDVYITSAVRSRPYRWGTKKERDGTTTERKYNRPPTRKEILAHAPVLDYELVNIKPKLIVTLGNVGLQRLLGNEAKVTELHGQLLERPIQYLCELEDTTFNWTTEMYRIVPTFHPASIFYRPSHRPSLEADWLEIGRILREMDGNASS